The following are encoded together in the Citrobacter arsenatis genome:
- the miaE gene encoding tRNA isopentenyl-2-thiomethyl-A-37 hydroxylase MiaE: protein MDYLQILSPIHNFLHCKTPQAWLDKAREPANLPLLLTDHLVCELKAAQTAMLLVRKYVADKQGAQALLDWLKPYEAFAFREGDEPDFIALNKQISKSVMPQTDDPWGRRLIDSMVLLIKEELHHFWQVREAMMSRNIPYIKITASRYAKGMLKEVRTHEPLTLIDKLICGAYIEARSCERFAALAPYLDDDLQAFYLSLLRSEARHYQDYLALAQQVSADDISSRVRFFGEVEAALITSPDDEFRFHSGVPA from the coding sequence ATGGATTACCTGCAAATACTCTCCCCGATCCACAACTTCCTGCACTGTAAAACGCCTCAGGCCTGGCTTGATAAAGCGCGAGAACCAGCGAATCTCCCACTGTTACTGACCGATCACCTCGTCTGTGAGCTGAAAGCGGCGCAAACGGCCATGCTGCTGGTGCGTAAGTATGTCGCAGATAAACAGGGCGCGCAGGCGCTACTGGACTGGCTGAAACCCTATGAGGCTTTTGCTTTCAGAGAAGGGGATGAACCGGATTTTATTGCACTGAATAAACAGATAAGCAAAAGCGTGATGCCACAAACCGACGACCCATGGGGACGCAGGCTTATCGACAGTATGGTTTTGCTGATCAAAGAAGAGCTGCACCACTTCTGGCAGGTGCGTGAGGCGATGATGAGCCGCAACATTCCCTATATCAAGATTACCGCCAGCCGTTACGCCAAAGGCATGCTCAAAGAGGTGCGAACCCACGAGCCATTAACGCTGATCGATAAACTGATTTGCGGGGCGTACATTGAGGCGCGTTCCTGCGAACGATTCGCCGCGCTGGCACCGTATCTGGATGACGATTTACAGGCGTTTTACCTGTCGCTGCTGCGATCCGAGGCGCGCCACTATCAGGATTACCTGGCGCTGGCGCAGCAGGTTTCTGCAGACGATATCAGTAGCCGGGTGCGGTTCTTTGGCGAAGTCGAAGCCGCGTTGATTACCTCTCCCGACGATGAATTCCGCTTCCACAGCGGCGTACCGGCTTAG
- a CDS encoding TRAP transporter small permease, which translates to MGECYSSVMDFLYRVSMWIAGIALLVMVAIIPIGIFARYVLNNALSWPEPVAILCMVTFTFIGAAVSYRAGSHIAVSMVTDRLGDASRRYCSVIADVMLVAISLFILWYGTNLCLELWDQPVAEFPLLSAGQNYLPLPIGSAITLLFIAEKIFRGPQYQRPVVMLGSTS; encoded by the coding sequence ATGGGTGAATGCTATTCATCGGTAATGGATTTTCTTTATCGGGTGTCAATGTGGATTGCCGGTATCGCATTATTGGTCATGGTCGCCATTATCCCTATTGGCATATTCGCGCGTTATGTTCTGAATAACGCCCTGTCATGGCCTGAGCCAGTCGCTATTCTCTGTATGGTGACATTCACCTTTATTGGCGCGGCGGTGAGCTATCGCGCAGGTTCTCATATCGCGGTGAGCATGGTGACTGACCGTCTGGGTGATGCTTCCCGCCGTTATTGCTCGGTAATCGCAGACGTTATGTTAGTGGCGATAAGCCTGTTTATCCTCTGGTACGGAACCAATCTCTGTCTTGAACTGTGGGACCAGCCCGTGGCGGAATTCCCGCTTTTAAGCGCCGGGCAAAACTATCTTCCGTTGCCGATTGGCTCTGCCATAACGCTGTTGTTTATTGCGGAAAAGATTTTCCGTGGCCCGCAGTATCAACGTCCCGTTGTCATGCTGGGATCGACCAGCTAG
- the pyrB gene encoding aspartate carbamoyltransferase, whose product MANPLYQKHIISINDLSRDDLNLVLATAAKLKANPQPELLKHKVIASCFFEASTRTRLSFETSMHRLGASVVGFSDSSNTSLGKKGETLADTISVISTYVDAIVMRHPQEGAARLATEFSGNVPVLNAGDGSNQHPTQTLLDLFTIQETQGRLDNLQIAMVGDLKYGRTVHSLTQALAKFEGNRFYFIAPDALAMPQYILDMLNEKGIAWSLHGTIEEVMAEVDILYMTRVQKERLDPSEYANVKAQFVLRASDLNGARANMKVLHPLPRIDEITTDVDKTPHAWYFQQAGNGIFARQALLALVLNSELAL is encoded by the coding sequence ATGGCTAACCCGCTCTATCAAAAACACATCATTTCCATAAACGACCTCAGCCGCGATGACCTCAATCTGGTCCTCGCGACGGCGGCGAAATTAAAAGCTAACCCGCAGCCGGAGCTGTTGAAGCATAAGGTCATCGCCAGCTGCTTCTTTGAGGCGTCAACCCGCACCCGTTTATCCTTTGAAACCTCCATGCACCGTCTGGGCGCCAGCGTGGTGGGTTTCTCCGACAGCAGCAACACGTCGCTGGGCAAAAAAGGCGAAACCCTGGCCGATACCATTTCCGTCATCAGCACCTATGTCGACGCCATCGTAATGCGCCACCCGCAGGAAGGCGCTGCGCGACTGGCAACGGAGTTCTCTGGCAACGTTCCGGTACTGAACGCAGGCGACGGCTCCAACCAGCATCCCACCCAAACGCTGCTGGATCTGTTTACCATTCAGGAAACTCAGGGCCGACTGGACAATCTGCAAATCGCCATGGTGGGTGACCTGAAGTATGGCCGTACCGTCCACTCCCTGACCCAGGCGCTGGCGAAGTTTGAAGGTAACCGTTTCTACTTCATCGCCCCAGACGCGCTGGCCATGCCGCAATACATTCTGGATATGCTGAACGAAAAAGGTATCGCCTGGAGCCTGCACGGCACTATTGAAGAGGTAATGGCAGAGGTCGATATCCTCTACATGACCCGCGTACAGAAAGAGCGTCTGGACCCGTCCGAATACGCCAACGTGAAAGCCCAGTTTGTTTTGCGCGCCAGCGATTTGAACGGCGCCAGAGCGAATATGAAGGTGCTGCATCCGCTGCCGCGTATTGATGAAATCACCACCGACGTCGATAAGACGCCGCACGCCTGGTATTTCCAGCAGGCTGGCAACGGCATCTTCGCCCGCCAGGCGTTACTGGCACTGGTACTGAATAGCGAACTGGCACTGTAA
- a CDS encoding pyrBI operon leader peptide, with protein sequence MPSPSIEGLFFCPGVRR encoded by the coding sequence ATTCCGAGCCCCTCAATTGAGGGGCTTTTTTTTTGCCCAGGCGTCAGGAGATAA
- the pyrL gene encoding pyr operon leader peptide, with amino-acid sequence MVQCVRHFVLPRLKKDAGLPFFFPLITHSEPLN; translated from the coding sequence ATGGTTCAGTGTGTACGACATTTTGTCTTACCGCGTCTGAAAAAGGACGCTGGCCTGCCGTTTTTCTTTCCGTTGATCACCCATTCCGAGCCCCTCAATTGA
- a CDS encoding TRAP transporter large permease, with protein sequence MDAFILVFTLGIMLAIGVPVAYAVGISAIIGAWYIDIPLEAVMIQLTSGVNKFSLLAIPFFILAGAIMAEGGIARRLVNFAYIFVGFIRGGLSLVNIVASTFFGAISGSSVADTASIGSVMIPEMDKKGYPRDFAAAVTASGSVQAILTPPSHNSVIYSLATGGTVSIAALFIAGILPGLLLSFSLMVMCVAFAHKRGYPKGERVPFRQALKIFVDTLWGLMTVVIIMGGILSGIFTATESAAIACLWAFFVTMFIYRDYKWSELPKLMFRTVKTVTIVMILIGFAAAFGAVMTYMQLPMRITEAFTSISDNKYVILMCINIMLLLIGTLMDMAPLILILTPVLLPVTNALGIDPVHFGMIMLVNLGIGLITPPVGSVLFVASAVSKQKIEQVVKAMLPFYAVLFLVLMLVTYIPAISLFLPKLFGVM encoded by the coding sequence ATGGATGCATTTATTCTCGTCTTTACGCTCGGCATTATGCTGGCGATTGGGGTACCGGTAGCGTACGCGGTTGGCATTAGCGCCATCATTGGGGCCTGGTACATTGATATTCCGCTGGAAGCGGTAATGATCCAACTGACCAGCGGAGTGAATAAGTTTTCACTGCTGGCGATCCCGTTTTTTATTCTGGCTGGAGCGATCATGGCCGAAGGGGGAATTGCGCGGCGGTTGGTGAACTTTGCCTATATTTTTGTCGGTTTTATCCGCGGCGGGCTGTCGCTGGTGAACATTGTGGCGTCGACCTTTTTTGGCGCCATTTCCGGATCGTCCGTGGCAGATACCGCGTCTATCGGTTCGGTAATGATCCCGGAGATGGATAAAAAAGGTTATCCGCGCGACTTCGCCGCGGCGGTAACCGCCAGCGGCTCGGTGCAGGCGATCCTCACACCGCCCAGCCATAACTCGGTCATTTACTCGCTGGCAACGGGTGGGACAGTGTCGATTGCCGCGCTGTTCATCGCCGGGATCCTGCCGGGCCTGCTGTTAAGCTTCAGCCTGATGGTGATGTGCGTGGCGTTTGCCCACAAACGCGGTTATCCAAAAGGGGAGCGCGTACCGTTTCGCCAGGCGCTGAAGATTTTCGTCGATACGCTGTGGGGCTTGATGACGGTTGTGATCATCATGGGCGGGATCCTGTCAGGTATCTTTACCGCGACGGAGTCGGCGGCGATTGCCTGTCTGTGGGCTTTCTTTGTCACCATGTTTATCTATCGTGACTATAAATGGTCTGAGTTGCCGAAGCTGATGTTCCGCACGGTGAAAACGGTCACGATCGTCATGATCCTGATCGGCTTTGCCGCTGCGTTCGGTGCCGTCATGACCTATATGCAGTTGCCGATGCGTATCACCGAAGCCTTCACCAGCATCTCGGACAATAAATACGTCATCCTGATGTGCATTAACATCATGCTGCTGCTGATCGGTACGCTGATGGATATGGCGCCGCTGATCCTGATTTTGACACCGGTACTGCTGCCGGTGACCAACGCGCTCGGCATTGATCCGGTCCATTTTGGCATGATCATGTTGGTGAACTTAGGGATCGGCCTGATTACGCCGCCGGTAGGGTCGGTGCTGTTTGTGGCCAGTGCGGTGAGTAAGCAGAAAATAGAGCAGGTGGTGAAGGCAATGCTGCCATTCTATGCCGTGCTGTTCCTGGTGTTGATGCTCGTAACGTACATTCCGGCGATTTCGCTGTTCCTGCCGAAACTGTTTGGCGTGATGTGA
- the argF gene encoding ornithine carbamoyltransferase, which produces MSAFYQKHFLKLLDFTSAELTSLLQLAAQLKADKKNGTEVAKLSGKNIALIFEKDSTRTRCSFEVAAYDQGARVTYLGPSGSQIGHKESIKDTARVLGRMYDGIQYRGHGQEIVETLAEYAGVPVWNGLTNEFHPTQLLADLLTMQEHLPGKAFNEMTLVYTGDARNNMGNSMLEAAALTGLDLRLVAPQACWPEESLVAECKAQALKNGGNITLTEDVATGVKDADFIYTDVWVSMGEAKEKWAERIALLRKYQVNSAMMALTGNPQVKFLHCLPAFHDDQTTLGKQMAQEYGLHGGMEVTDEVFESPASIVFDQAENRMHTIKAVMVATLAK; this is translated from the coding sequence ATGTCTGCGTTTTATCAGAAACATTTTTTGAAACTGCTTGATTTCACCTCTGCTGAACTCACGTCACTGCTCCAGCTCGCCGCACAGCTGAAGGCAGATAAGAAAAACGGTACTGAGGTCGCTAAACTCAGCGGTAAAAACATTGCGCTCATCTTCGAAAAAGACTCAACCCGTACCCGTTGCTCTTTCGAAGTTGCCGCATACGATCAAGGCGCGCGCGTGACGTATCTCGGGCCGAGCGGCAGCCAGATTGGTCATAAAGAGTCGATCAAAGACACCGCCCGCGTGCTCGGTCGTATGTACGACGGTATTCAGTATCGGGGCCACGGTCAGGAGATTGTGGAGACGCTGGCGGAATATGCCGGGGTTCCGGTATGGAATGGATTAACCAACGAGTTTCACCCTACCCAACTGCTGGCCGATTTACTCACGATGCAGGAACACCTGCCGGGTAAAGCGTTTAATGAGATGACGCTGGTCTACACCGGTGATGCCCGCAACAACATGGGCAATTCCATGCTGGAAGCTGCGGCGTTAACCGGACTGGATCTGCGCCTGGTCGCGCCACAGGCCTGCTGGCCGGAGGAAAGCCTGGTTGCGGAGTGCAAAGCGCAAGCGCTGAAAAACGGCGGCAATATTACGCTGACCGAAGATGTCGCTACGGGCGTGAAAGACGCGGATTTCATCTATACCGACGTCTGGGTATCAATGGGCGAAGCGAAAGAGAAGTGGGCCGAACGTATTGCGCTGCTGCGTAAATACCAGGTTAACAGCGCGATGATGGCGTTGACCGGCAATCCGCAGGTGAAATTCCTGCACTGCCTGCCCGCGTTTCATGACGATCAAACCACGCTTGGTAAACAAATGGCGCAGGAATATGGTCTGCACGGCGGGATGGAAGTGACCGATGAGGTCTTTGAATCACCCGCCAGTATCGTATTCGATCAGGCGGAAAACCGGATGCACACCATCAAAGCGGTAATGGTGGCAACATTGGCAAAGTAA
- a CDS encoding TRAP transporter substrate-binding protein, producing the protein MKLTKNLISLCIGASVLLASHVTLAQTFRAADVHPADYPNVVAVKHMGEKLSAATDGRLEIKTFPGGVLGDEKQMIEQAQLGAIDIIRVSMTPVAAILPEINVFTLPYIFRDEDHMHKVLDGMIGQEIGDRLTANTKSRLVFLGWMDAGTRNLITKNPVVKPEDLHGMKIRVQGSPIALDTLKAMGANSVVMGVSEVFSGMQTGVIDGTENNPPTFVAHNYLPVVKNYTWSKHFIIPELFLFSKAKWDKLKKEDQDLIIKLAKEAQVEQRKLWQDYNAKSLETMKTNGVQFHDIDTDYFYKATQSVRDNYGKDHQDLIKRIQDVK; encoded by the coding sequence ATGAAACTGACAAAAAACCTGATAAGTCTGTGTATTGGTGCGTCTGTATTACTGGCGAGTCATGTAACGCTGGCACAGACCTTCCGCGCCGCAGACGTGCACCCGGCTGATTACCCGAACGTTGTTGCCGTCAAACATATGGGGGAAAAACTGAGCGCCGCGACCGACGGCCGTCTGGAGATTAAAACATTTCCCGGTGGCGTGTTAGGTGATGAAAAACAGATGATTGAACAAGCGCAATTAGGCGCTATCGATATTATTCGCGTCTCGATGACACCTGTCGCTGCTATCCTCCCTGAAATTAACGTATTTACCTTGCCCTATATTTTCCGTGATGAAGACCATATGCATAAGGTTCTCGACGGCATGATCGGTCAGGAAATTGGCGACCGCCTGACTGCCAACACCAAATCACGGCTGGTGTTTTTGGGTTGGATGGATGCGGGGACGCGTAATCTGATCACCAAGAATCCGGTGGTGAAACCGGAAGATTTACACGGTATGAAAATCCGCGTTCAAGGGAGCCCGATAGCGCTGGATACCCTGAAAGCGATGGGCGCTAACTCCGTTGTAATGGGCGTCAGTGAAGTCTTTAGCGGCATGCAGACCGGCGTTATTGATGGCACGGAAAATAACCCGCCAACGTTTGTTGCGCACAACTATTTGCCGGTCGTGAAAAACTATACCTGGAGCAAACACTTTATTATTCCTGAGCTTTTTTTGTTCTCGAAAGCTAAATGGGATAAGTTGAAAAAAGAAGACCAGGATCTCATTATTAAACTCGCTAAAGAAGCTCAGGTAGAGCAACGCAAACTTTGGCAGGATTATAATGCAAAATCGCTGGAAACTATGAAAACCAACGGCGTTCAGTTCCACGATATTGATACGGACTATTTCTATAAAGCCACGCAGTCAGTGCGGGATAATTACGGTAAAGACCACCAGGATTTGATCAAACGTATTCAGGATGTGAAGTAA
- the ridA gene encoding 2-iminobutanoate/2-iminopropanoate deaminase: MSKTIATENAPAAIGPYVQGVDLGSMVITSGQIPVDPKTGAVSEDVSAQARQSLENVKAIVEAAGLKVGDIVKTTVFVKDLNDFATVNATYEAFFTEHNATFPARSCVEVARLPKDVKIEIEAIAVRR, from the coding sequence ATGAGCAAGACTATCGCGACGGAAAATGCACCAGCAGCAATCGGCCCATACGTACAGGGCGTTGACCTGGGTAGCATGGTAATTACTTCCGGTCAGATCCCGGTCGATCCGAAAACCGGTGCCGTATCGGAAGACGTGTCCGCTCAGGCACGTCAGTCGCTGGAAAACGTAAAAGCTATCGTTGAAGCAGCAGGCCTGAAAGTGGGCGACATCGTAAAAACGACCGTCTTCGTAAAAGATCTAAACGATTTCGCAACCGTAAACGCGACCTACGAAGCGTTCTTCACCGAGCACAACGCGACTTTCCCGGCGCGTTCTTGTGTGGAAGTTGCCCGTCTGCCGAAAGACGTGAAAATCGAGATTGAAGCGATCGCCGTTCGTCGCTAA
- the mgtA gene encoding magnesium-translocating P-type ATPase codes for MFKNMTRQLFARLNRHLPHRLVHRDPLPNAQTVASTPIPPSLSEHCLKMALMDEAALWKTFGAHPEGLNAAEVENARELHGENQLPAQKPSPWWVHLWVCYRNPFNILLTILGAISYATEDLFAAGVIALMVVISTLLNFVQEARSTKAADALKAMVSNTATVLRVINEKGENGWVELPIDQLVPGDIIKLAAGDMIPADLRVLQARDLFVAQASLTGESLPVEKVATSRDPQQSNPLECDTLCFMGTNVVSGTAQAIVISTGANTWFGQLAGRVSEQESEQNAFQKGIGRVSMLLIRFMLVMAPIVLIINGYTKGDWWEAALFALSVAVGLTPEMLPMIVTSTLARGAVKLSKQKVIVKHLDAIQNFGAMDILCTDKTGTLTQDKIVLENHTDISGKPSEHVLHSAWLNSHYQTGLKNLLDTAVLEGVDEESARQLSTRWQKIDEIPFDFERRRMSVVVAEETDVHQLVCKGALQEILSVCTQVRHNGEIVPLDEGMLRRVKRVTDTLNRQGLRVVAVATKYLPAREGDYQRIDESDLILEGYIAFLDPPKETTAPALKALKASGITVKILTGDSELVAAKVCHEVGLDAGDVVIGSSIEGLSDDELATLAQRTTLFARLTPMHKERIVTLLKREGHVVGFMGDGINDAPALRAADIGISVDGAVDIAREAADIILLEKSLMVLEEGVIEGRRTFSNMLKYIKMTASSNFGNVFSVLVASAFLPFLPMLPLHLLIQNLLYDVSQVAIPFDNVDEEQIKKPQRWNPAELGRFMIFFGPISSIFDILTFCLMWFVFHANTPEHQTLFQSGWFVVGLLSQTLIVHMIRTRRVPFIQSRAAWPLMLMTLVVMVVGIALPFSPLASYLQLQALPLSYFPWLIAILAGYMTLTQLVKGFYSRRYGWQ; via the coding sequence ATGTTCAAAAATATGACTCGCCAGCTGTTTGCCCGGCTAAACCGCCATTTACCGCATCGTCTGGTGCATCGCGATCCGTTGCCTAATGCTCAGACCGTTGCCAGCACGCCGATCCCGCCTTCGCTGAGCGAACACTGCCTGAAAATGGCGTTGATGGACGAAGCCGCGCTGTGGAAAACGTTCGGCGCGCATCCGGAAGGGTTGAACGCCGCGGAAGTCGAAAACGCTCGCGAATTACATGGTGAAAACCAACTGCCGGCGCAGAAGCCGTCGCCATGGTGGGTGCATCTGTGGGTCTGCTATCGCAACCCGTTTAATATTCTGCTGACCATCCTCGGTGCGATTTCCTATGCCACCGAAGACCTGTTTGCCGCTGGCGTCATCGCTCTGATGGTCGTCATCTCTACGCTGCTGAATTTTGTGCAGGAGGCGCGTTCCACCAAAGCGGCAGATGCGCTGAAAGCGATGGTCAGCAACACCGCCACGGTGCTGCGCGTTATCAACGAGAAAGGGGAGAACGGCTGGGTTGAACTACCGATCGACCAGTTGGTTCCCGGCGATATTATCAAGCTGGCGGCAGGGGATATGATCCCGGCCGACCTGCGCGTGTTGCAGGCGCGTGACCTGTTCGTGGCTCAGGCTTCGCTGACCGGTGAATCGCTGCCGGTGGAGAAAGTCGCAACCAGCCGCGACCCGCAGCAAAGCAACCCGCTGGAATGCGATACCCTGTGCTTTATGGGCACCAACGTGGTGAGCGGAACAGCGCAGGCCATCGTGATTTCAACCGGAGCCAATACCTGGTTCGGGCAACTGGCGGGCCGCGTCAGCGAGCAGGAAAGCGAGCAGAATGCCTTCCAGAAAGGGATTGGTCGCGTCAGCATGTTGCTGATCCGCTTTATGCTGGTGATGGCGCCCATTGTGCTTATCATTAACGGCTATACCAAAGGTGACTGGTGGGAAGCGGCGCTGTTCGCCCTGTCTGTGGCGGTGGGATTGACCCCGGAAATGCTGCCGATGATCGTCACCTCGACGCTGGCGCGCGGGGCGGTGAAGCTGTCAAAACAAAAGGTCATCGTCAAACACCTCGACGCCATCCAAAACTTTGGCGCGATGGATATCCTGTGTACCGATAAAACCGGCACCCTGACCCAGGATAAAATTGTGCTGGAGAATCATACCGATATCTCCGGTAAACCCAGCGAACACGTCCTGCATTCCGCGTGGCTGAACAGCCATTATCAGACCGGGCTGAAGAATCTGCTGGATACGGCGGTGCTGGAAGGCGTGGATGAAGAATCTGCCCGTCAGCTCTCTACCCGCTGGCAGAAAATTGATGAGATCCCGTTTGATTTTGAACGTCGCCGCATGTCGGTGGTGGTCGCGGAAGAAACCGATGTGCATCAACTGGTGTGCAAAGGCGCGCTACAGGAGATCCTCAGCGTCTGCACCCAGGTGCGCCACAACGGCGAGATTGTCCCATTGGATGAGGGCATGCTGCGTCGGGTGAAACGCGTTACCGATACGCTGAATCGTCAGGGGCTGCGCGTAGTGGCGGTGGCCACCAAGTACCTGCCTGCGCGTGAGGGCGATTACCAGCGTATTGATGAATCCGACCTGATCCTCGAAGGCTATATCGCGTTCCTCGATCCGCCGAAAGAGACCACCGCGCCGGCGCTCAAAGCGCTGAAAGCCAGCGGTATAACGGTGAAAATCCTCACCGGCGATAGCGAGCTGGTGGCGGCGAAAGTGTGTCATGAAGTGGGGCTGGATGCGGGCGATGTGGTTATCGGTAGCAGCATTGAAGGGTTAAGCGATGACGAACTGGCAACGCTTGCTCAGCGCACCACACTGTTTGCTCGCCTGACGCCAATGCACAAAGAGCGCATTGTCACGCTGCTCAAGCGCGAAGGCCATGTGGTTGGCTTTATGGGCGATGGCATCAACGACGCCCCGGCGCTGCGCGCTGCGGACATCGGTATCTCCGTTGACGGCGCGGTTGATATTGCACGTGAAGCCGCTGATATCATCCTGCTGGAAAAGAGCCTGATGGTGCTGGAAGAAGGGGTGATCGAAGGACGCCGCACCTTCTCGAACATGCTGAAATACATCAAAATGACGGCCAGTTCTAACTTCGGTAACGTGTTTAGCGTATTGGTGGCGAGCGCCTTCTTACCGTTCCTGCCGATGCTGCCGCTGCACTTACTGATCCAGAACCTGCTGTACGATGTATCCCAGGTGGCGATTCCGTTTGATAACGTCGACGAAGAGCAGATCAAAAAGCCGCAGCGCTGGAATCCCGCCGAGTTGGGCCGCTTTATGATCTTCTTTGGACCGATCAGCTCGATCTTCGACATTCTGACCTTTTGCCTGATGTGGTTCGTCTTCCATGCTAATACGCCAGAACATCAGACGTTGTTCCAGTCTGGCTGGTTCGTGGTGGGCCTGCTGTCGCAAACGCTGATTGTGCATATGATACGTACCCGTCGCGTGCCGTTCATCCAAAGCCGCGCCGCATGGCCGCTGATGCTAATGACGCTGGTGGTGATGGTGGTGGGCATTGCATTACCGTTCTCGCCGCTGGCCAGCTATCTGCAATTGCAGGCGCTGCCGCTGAGCTACTTCCCGTGGCTGATTGCGATTCTGGCGGGTTACATGACATTAACCCAGTTAGTGAAAGGTTTTTATAGCCGCCGCTACGGCTGGCAGTAA
- the argL gene encoding putative translational regulatory protein ArgL, whose amino-acid sequence MNKHPYKLNFNSINGLSHVREPCLRFIRNIF is encoded by the coding sequence ATGAATAAACATCCATATAAATTGAATTTTAATTCAATAAATGGCCTAAGCCATGTGAGGGAACCATGTCTGCGTTTTATCAGAAACATTTTTTGA
- the mgtL gene encoding mgtA regulatory leader peptide MgtL, whose amino-acid sequence MDPDPTPLPRWRNTPFR is encoded by the coding sequence ATGGATCCCGATCCCACCCCTCTCCCGAGATGGAGAAACACCCCTTTCCGGTAA
- the rraB gene encoding ribonuclease E inhibitor RraB has translation MANPELLEEQREETRLIIEELLEDGSDPDALYTIEHHLSADDFETLEKAAVEAFKLGYEVTEPEELEVEEGDTVICCDILSECALNAELIDAQVEQLMNLAEKYDVEYDGWGTYFEDPNGEEGEDGDDEDLVDEDDDGVRH, from the coding sequence ATGGCAAACCCGGAACTACTGGAAGAACAGCGTGAAGAAACGCGCTTGATTATTGAAGAGTTACTCGAAGATGGCAGCGATCCCGACGCGCTGTACACCATCGAGCATCACCTTTCCGCGGACGACTTTGAAACCCTGGAAAAAGCGGCAGTAGAAGCCTTCAAGCTGGGTTATGAAGTGACCGAGCCGGAAGAGCTGGAAGTGGAAGAAGGCGACACGGTTATTTGCTGTGACATCCTGAGCGAATGCGCTCTGAATGCCGAGTTGATTGACGCTCAGGTTGAGCAACTGATGAACCTGGCGGAAAAATATGATGTGGAATACGACGGTTGGGGCACCTATTTTGAAGACCCGAACGGCGAAGAAGGTGAAGACGGCGACGATGAAGATCTCGTCGACGAAGATGATGACGGCGTGCGTCACTAA
- a CDS encoding YhcH/YjgK/YiaL family protein: MIVGNIYNLDTWLPEELRQAIEHIKAHVTDATAKGKHDIDGDRLFYLIAEDMTEPFAQRRAEYHARYLDIQILLKGQEGMTFSTQPAGAPETDWLADKDIAFVAEGVQEKTVVLNEGDFVVFYPGEVHKPLCAVGAPAMVRKAVVKLLVK, encoded by the coding sequence ATGATCGTCGGCAATATTTACAACCTGGATACCTGGCTGCCGGAAGAGCTGCGTCAGGCGATTGAACACATTAAAGCGCATGTGACGGATGCGACGGCAAAGGGTAAGCATGATATCGACGGCGATCGTCTGTTTTATCTGATTGCTGAAGATATGACCGAGCCGTTTGCACAGCGCCGCGCCGAATATCACGCCCGCTATCTGGATATTCAGATCCTGCTTAAAGGTCAGGAAGGTATGACCTTCAGCACGCAGCCTGCGGGCGCGCCGGAAACAGACTGGCTGGCGGACAAAGATATCGCCTTCGTGGCGGAAGGGGTACAGGAGAAAACGGTGGTACTGAACGAAGGTGACTTCGTGGTGTTCTATCCGGGCGAAGTGCATAAACCGCTGTGCGCGGTCGGTGCTCCAGCGATGGTACGCAAAGCGGTGGTTAAGTTGTTGGTTAAGTGA
- the pyrI gene encoding aspartate carbamoyltransferase regulatory subunit: MTHDNKLQVEAIKRGTVIDHIPAQVGFKLLTLFKLTETDQRITIGLNLPSGEMGRKDLIKIENTFLTDEQVNQLSLYAPQATVNRIDDYDVVGKSRPSLPERIDNVLVCPNSNCISHAEPVSSSFAVKKRADDIALKCKYCEKEFSHYVVLAN, from the coding sequence ATGACACACGATAACAAACTGCAGGTTGAAGCCATCAAACGTGGCACCGTGATTGACCATATTCCCGCACAGGTTGGTTTTAAGCTGCTGACGCTGTTCAAACTGACGGAAACCGACCAGCGCATCACCATCGGTCTGAACCTGCCGTCTGGCGAGATGGGCCGTAAGGATCTGATTAAAATCGAAAATACGTTCCTGACCGACGAGCAGGTAAACCAGCTCTCCCTGTATGCCCCGCAGGCAACGGTAAACCGCATTGACGATTACGACGTGGTGGGTAAATCACGTCCGAGCCTGCCTGAGCGTATTGACAATGTACTGGTTTGCCCGAACAGCAACTGTATCAGTCATGCTGAGCCGGTTTCCTCCAGTTTTGCAGTGAAAAAGCGCGCTGATGACATCGCACTCAAATGCAAATACTGTGAAAAAGAGTTTTCGCATTATGTGGTGCTGGCCAACTAA